A genomic stretch from Leptotrichia sp. HSP-536 includes:
- a CDS encoding RNA-guided endonuclease TnpB family protein: protein MKYNLAFKYRIYPNKEQELLINKTFGCVRFVYNTILYTANKIYEETGKNKIITPASLKSENQFLKEVDSPALSNTQLNVKRSFTNFFQKRAKFPKFKSKKTSVKSYTTNCVNNSIRIEENKYLVLPKLKKIKLKYHREIPKDYRIKSVTLTNSNGNYYVSVLTEFEKEIQKMPSNDKVIGFDFSMSELFVSSENQRADYPKYFRMLEEKLKKLQKSLSRKVKFSKNWYKQKAKISKLHEHIKNCRRDFLHKLSKKLSKEHNAVIVENLNMKGMSQALNFGKSVGDNG, encoded by the coding sequence ATGAAATATAATTTAGCATTCAAATACAGAATTTATCCAAATAAGGAGCAAGAATTATTGATAAACAAGACTTTCGGATGTGTTCGTTTTGTCTACAATACAATTTTGTACACTGCGAATAAAATTTATGAAGAAACTGGAAAAAATAAAATAATTACACCTGCCAGTTTGAAGAGTGAAAACCAATTTTTGAAAGAAGTGGACAGTCCGGCACTTTCAAATACTCAGCTAAATGTAAAACGATCGTTTACGAATTTTTTTCAGAAGAGAGCGAAGTTTCCAAAGTTCAAATCTAAAAAGACTAGTGTTAAAAGTTATACGACAAATTGTGTGAACAATTCAATACGAATTGAGGAAAACAAATATTTGGTTTTGCCAAAATTGAAAAAAATTAAATTAAAATATCATAGAGAAATACCGAAGGATTACAGGATAAAGTCGGTAACATTGACAAACAGTAATGGAAATTACTATGTTTCTGTCTTGACGGAATTTGAAAAAGAAATTCAAAAAATGCCAAGTAATGATAAGGTAATTGGCTTTGATTTTTCAATGTCTGAATTATTTGTCAGTTCTGAAAACCAAAGGGCTGATTATCCAAAATATTTTAGGATGTTAGAAGAAAAATTAAAGAAATTACAGAAATCATTGTCAAGGAAAGTAAAATTTTCTAAAAATTGGTATAAGCAAAAAGCGAAAATATCAAAATTACATGAGCATATCAAGAATTGTCGAAGAGATTTTTTGCATAAATTATCGAAAAAATTGTCCAAAGAACATAATGCTGTGATTGTTGAGAATCTGAATATGAAAGGGATGAGCCAGGCATTAAATTTTGGGAAAAGTGTAGGAGATAATGGATAG